From Candidatus Rokuibacteriota bacterium, the proteins below share one genomic window:
- a CDS encoding branched-chain amino acid ABC transporter permease — protein sequence MTTPVETARRADRARRWRQPTVWLRLLALGLFALVPLVIPSFQATDLAIKIAIFGALVASYDVVIGYTGIVSFGHAMFFGFGAYAVALSVGRFGAPTYGHLLLGFLIAMAVSAVVAVLIGAFSLRVKLIFFAMITLAFAEFAGILAVQWSALSGGEDGLSPKLPGVFAIGYDGGRILGIPVTGKLVTYYFVLAVCAALFLVMARFVASPLGRTLQAIRDNELRAEALGVPTFALQIVSSSFASVVAAIIGGCYVMWVRYVNPESALGVPLMLDVLLMVIIGGIGTLWGGLIGAAVLLTARLLLPDLRGLAALLGGSEIAQRLTERWLLVFGVLFVLVVFFFPKGVLGTARGALARRRAGAAQEG from the coding sequence GTGACGACGCCCGTCGAGACGGCGCGCAGGGCGGATCGCGCGCGGCGCTGGCGCCAGCCGACGGTCTGGCTGCGGCTCCTGGCCCTCGGCCTCTTCGCCCTCGTGCCGCTCGTGATCCCGTCCTTTCAGGCCACCGACCTCGCGATCAAGATCGCCATCTTCGGCGCGCTCGTGGCGAGCTACGACGTGGTGATCGGCTACACGGGCATCGTCTCCTTCGGGCATGCCATGTTCTTCGGCTTCGGCGCCTACGCGGTCGCGCTCTCCGTCGGCCGCTTCGGCGCGCCCACGTACGGCCATCTCCTGCTGGGCTTTCTCATCGCCATGGCGGTATCGGCGGTCGTCGCCGTGCTGATCGGCGCCTTCTCCCTGCGCGTCAAGCTGATCTTCTTCGCCATGATCACGCTGGCCTTCGCGGAGTTCGCCGGCATCCTGGCCGTCCAGTGGAGCGCGCTGAGCGGCGGCGAGGACGGGCTGTCGCCCAAGCTGCCCGGCGTCTTCGCCATCGGCTACGACGGCGGGCGCATCCTGGGCATCCCCGTGACGGGCAAGCTCGTCACCTACTACTTCGTGCTGGCGGTGTGCGCGGCGCTCTTTCTCGTCATGGCCCGCTTCGTGGCCTCGCCGCTCGGCCGCACGCTCCAGGCCATCCGCGACAACGAGCTCCGCGCCGAGGCGCTCGGCGTGCCGACCTTCGCGCTCCAGATCGTCTCCTCGTCCTTCGCCAGCGTGGTGGCGGCCATCATCGGCGGCTGCTACGTCATGTGGGTGCGCTACGTCAATCCGGAGTCCGCGCTGGGGGTACCGCTCATGCTGGATGTCCTGCTGATGGTCATCATCGGCGGGATCGGCACGCTGTGGGGCGGCCTGATCGGCGCCGCCGTCCTCCTGACCGCGCGCCTGCTCCTTCCAGACCTGCGCGGCCTGGCCGCCCTCCTCGGCGGCTCGGAGATCGCCCAGCGCCTGACCGAGCGCTGGCTTCTCGTCTTCGGCGTTCTCTTCGTGCTGGTGGTCTTCTTCTTCCCCAAGGGCGTGCTCGGCACGGCCCGCGGAGCGCTCGCCCGTCGCCGGGCCGGCGCGGCCCAGGAGGGCTGA
- a CDS encoding branched-chain amino acid ABC transporter permease, translating to MKRAAPALIVLALALLPLLGMEPRVYLTLTVAGLAMGMLIFLVASGLTLIFGLMDVLNFAHGALFSWGAYAGFSAVLLLNRHAGWVSSPSVWLNALALLAAVAAAVLVALALGVIIERVIVRPVYGQHMFQILITLGATIILEELIRIVWGPNDQVMPVPLSFQGSWDVMDVIVLRVPVIAIGLGLAVYAGLLLLLHRTRVGLIVRAGVESGEMVQVMGHNIYRYFTGVFALGSALAAVGGLMWAVFRQSVSPAMGGEQLIFAFIVVIIGGLGSVTGSLVGALMVGLSYNYVAFLLPKAALGVNMALMVLVLLIRPTGLFGTSR from the coding sequence ATGAAGCGCGCCGCGCCCGCCCTGATCGTCCTGGCGCTCGCGCTCCTGCCGCTCCTCGGCATGGAGCCGCGCGTCTACCTTACGCTCACGGTGGCCGGGCTCGCCATGGGTATGCTGATCTTCCTCGTCGCCTCGGGGCTCACGCTGATCTTCGGCCTGATGGACGTGCTGAACTTCGCCCACGGCGCGCTCTTCTCCTGGGGCGCCTACGCGGGCTTCAGCGCGGTCCTGCTGCTGAACCGTCACGCCGGCTGGGTCTCCTCGCCCTCGGTGTGGCTCAACGCGCTGGCCCTCCTCGCCGCCGTGGCCGCCGCCGTGCTGGTCGCGCTCGCGCTGGGCGTCATCATCGAGCGCGTGATCGTGAGGCCCGTCTACGGCCAGCACATGTTCCAGATCCTGATCACGCTCGGCGCGACGATCATCCTTGAGGAGCTGATCCGCATCGTCTGGGGCCCGAACGACCAGGTGATGCCGGTGCCGCTCTCCTTCCAGGGCTCGTGGGACGTGATGGACGTCATCGTCCTGCGCGTGCCCGTCATCGCCATCGGCCTCGGCTTAGCAGTCTACGCGGGCCTGCTGCTCCTGCTCCACCGGACACGCGTGGGGCTGATCGTCCGCGCCGGCGTCGAGAGCGGCGAGATGGTGCAGGTGATGGGGCACAACATCTACCGCTACTTCACCGGGGTCTTCGCCCTGGGTTCCGCGCTGGCGGCAGTGGGCGGGCTCATGTGGGCCGTCTTCCGTCAGTCCGTCAGTCCCGCCATGGGCGGCGAGCAGCTGATCTTCGCCTTCATCGTGGTCATCATCGGCGGGCTCGGCAGCGTCACAGGCTCGCTGGTGGGCGCGCTCATGGTGGGGCTCTCGTACAATTACGTCGCCTTCCTCCTGCCCAAGGCCGCGCTCGGCGTCAACATGGCGCTCATGGTCCTGGTCCTCCTCATCCGCCCGACGGGTCTCTTCGGAACCTCGCGGTGA
- a CDS encoding carboxymuconolactone decarboxylase family protein, producing MAWISFTGEARAEGLLKEAYERVRRALGRVIPFYLAYSVSPRLLHAHLDFYGAVGAPSALSKLRKEMIATAVSAENGCEH from the coding sequence ATGGCGTGGATCAGCTTCACAGGCGAGGCGCGTGCGGAGGGTCTCTTGAAGGAGGCCTACGAGCGCGTCAGGCGCGCCCTCGGCCGGGTCATCCCCTTCTACCTCGCCTACAGCGTGAGCCCGCGGCTTCTCCACGCGCATCTCGACTTCTACGGCGCCGTCGGCGCGCCGTCGGCGCTCTCCAAGCTCCGCAAGGAGATGATCGCCACGGCCGTGAGCGCGGAGAACGGCTGCGAGCACTGA